In Sorghum bicolor cultivar BTx623 chromosome 10, Sorghum_bicolor_NCBIv3, whole genome shotgun sequence, one genomic interval encodes:
- the LOC8078255 gene encoding uncharacterized protein LOC8078255 isoform X1, with product MFLQGHTSSLMGRGRGRKQLTNGRTHEDKGSSGEEVAVPARKRRGRPQKRVAAEKIIEAEMKKLEAAADDGDEDYVVGAGDGAKLKVKGSRTEHASGGAGGNKRNRVPKEEEDSNLDMEENSSSTRSSNDESTRSNGFRQSGSRRKSTPRRAAEAGL from the exons ATGTTTCTTCAAGGTCATACTAGTAGTTTGAT GGGGAGAGGCAGAGGGCGGAAGCAGCTCACCAATGGCAGGACCCACGAGGACAAGGGGAGCAGCGGCGAGGAGGTTGCCGTGCCTGCAAGGAAGAGGAGGGGACGGCCCCAGAAGCGTGTCGCCGCTGAGAAGATCATTGAAGCAGAGATGAAGAAACTGGAGGCGGCCGCCGATGATGGCGACGAGGACTACGTGGTGGGAGCAGGGGATGGTGCCAAACTGAAGGTGAAGGGTTCAAGAACAGAGCATGCTTCCGGAGGAGCTGGTGGCAACAAGAGGAACAGGGTACCCAAGGAAGAAGAGGACTCAAATCTTGACATGGAGGAGAACAGCTCCAGCACTCGGTCCAGCAATGATGAGTCCACCAGGTCCAATGGCTTCCGGCAGTCAGGAAGCCGCCGGAAGAGCACTCCACGGCGAGCGGCGGAGGCAGGGCTATAG
- the LOC8078255 gene encoding uncharacterized protein LOC8078255 isoform X2: MGRGRGRGRKQLTNGRTHEDKGSSGEEVAVPARKRRGRPQKRVAAEKIIEAEMKKLEAAADDGDEDYVVGAGDGAKLKVKGSRTEHASGGAGGNKRNRVPKEEEDSNLDMEENSSSTRSSNDESTRSNGFRQSGSRRKSTPRRAAEAGL, translated from the coding sequence ATGGGTAGGGGGAGAGGCAGAGGGCGGAAGCAGCTCACCAATGGCAGGACCCACGAGGACAAGGGGAGCAGCGGCGAGGAGGTTGCCGTGCCTGCAAGGAAGAGGAGGGGACGGCCCCAGAAGCGTGTCGCCGCTGAGAAGATCATTGAAGCAGAGATGAAGAAACTGGAGGCGGCCGCCGATGATGGCGACGAGGACTACGTGGTGGGAGCAGGGGATGGTGCCAAACTGAAGGTGAAGGGTTCAAGAACAGAGCATGCTTCCGGAGGAGCTGGTGGCAACAAGAGGAACAGGGTACCCAAGGAAGAAGAGGACTCAAATCTTGACATGGAGGAGAACAGCTCCAGCACTCGGTCCAGCAATGATGAGTCCACCAGGTCCAATGGCTTCCGGCAGTCAGGAAGCCGCCGGAAGAGCACTCCACGGCGAGCGGCGGAGGCAGGGCTATAG
- the LOC8078256 gene encoding uncharacterized protein LOC8078256, whose translation MDLNKSGATGVRNLSLLHDRFERPDFPQFFSGATPLVGSLPYAQCYGGHQFGVWAGQLGDGRAITLGEVVNSRGERWELQLKGCGKTPYSRFADGLAVLRSSIREFLCSEAMHGLGIPTTRALCLVETGKSVVRDMFYDGNAKEEPGAIVCRVAPSFLRFGSYQIHASRGKEDIEIVRRLADYMIRHHFPHLENMKKSEGLSFEAAIGDSPTIDLTSNKYAAWAVEVAERTAYLIARWQGVGFTHGVLNTDNMSVLGLTIDYGPFGFLDAFDPSYTPNTTDLPGKRYCFANQPDVGLWNIAQFTGPLSSAELISKDEANYVMERYGTKFMDEYQSIMTKKLGLTKYNKQLISKLLNNLAVDKVDYTNFFRLLSNVNADPGIPENELLVPLKAALLDIGKERKEAWISWVQTYIEELVESGIPDEERKAAMNSVNPKYVLRNYLCQSAIDAAEQGDYEEVRRLLKVMQNPYDEQPGMEKYARLPPAWAYRPGVCMLSCSS comes from the exons atGGACTTGAACAAGTCGGGAGCTACTGGAGTTAGAAATTTATCCTTATTGCATGATAG GTTTGAAAGACCTGATTTTCCTCAGTTTTTCTCAGGAGCAACTCCACTAGTGGGAAG TTTGCCCTACGCCCAGTGCTATGGAGGACATCAATTTGGTGTATGGGCTGGTCAGTTGGGGGATGGAAGAGCGATAACTCTTGGAGAGGTTGTTAACTCTCGAGGTGAGAGATGGGAATTGCAGCTCAAAGGTTGTGGAAAGACTCCATACAGCAGATTTGCTGATGGTCTTGCTGTCCTACGCAGCAGTATCCGTGAATTCTTATGCAGTGAAGCCATGCACGGTCTAGGCATTCCTACAACTCGTGCTCTTTGTCTAGTTGAAACTGGAAAATCAGTTGTCCGAGATATGTTCTATGA TGGCAATGCAAAGGAAGAACCAGGAGCAATTGTATGTCGTGTTGCACCATCATTTTTACGTTTTGGTTCATATCAGATACATGCTTCAAGGGGCAAAGAGGACATTGAAATTGTTCGTCGTTTGGCTGACTACATGATACGTCATCACTTTCCGCATCTTGAAAATATGAAAAAGAGTGAAGGTTTGTCATTCGAGGCAGCCATAGGAGATTCTCCAACAATAGATCTCACATCAAACAAATATGCAG CCTGGGCCGTTGAGGTTGCAGAGAGGACTGCTTACTTGATAGCTAGATGGCAAGGTGTTGGCTTCACCCATGGTGTACTTAACACTGACAACATGAGTGTGCTGGGCCTAACTATTGATTATGGACCGTTTGGCTTTCTCGATGCCTTTGATCCTAGCTATACTCCAAATACCACTGATCTTCCTGGGAAAAGGTATTGTTTTGCAAACCAGCCTGATGTTGGCTTGTGGAATATTGCTCAGTTTACTGGACCATTGTCATCTGCTGAGCTTATCAGCAAAGACGAGGCAAATTATGTGATGGAGAG GTATGGGACAAAGTTCATGGATGAGTATCAATCTATCATGACCAAAAAGCTGGGCTTAACCAAGTATAATAAGCAGCTAATTAGTAAGCTGCTTAACAACTTGGCAGTTGATAAGGTTGACTACACCAACTTCTTCCGTCTCCTTTCGAATGTCAATGCGGATCCTGGTATTCCGGAGAATGAGCTGCTTGTTCCACTGAAGGCTGCTCTCCTAGATATTGGGAAAGAAaggaaggaagcatggattagtTGGGTACAGACCTATATTGAAGAG CTGGTGGAGAGTGGCATTCCCGATGAAGAAAGGAAAGCTGCGATGAACTCAGTTAATCCAAAGTACGTTCTCCGCAACTATCTGTGCCAGTCTGCTATCGACGCAGCTGAGCAAGGTGATTATGAGGAGGTTCGCCGGCTGCTTAAAGTAATGCAGAATCCTTATGATGAGCAGCCGGGAATGGAGAAGTATGCACGGTTGCCACCAGCCTGGGCATACAGACCTGGAGTTTGCATGCTGTCCTGCTCCTCGTGA